One stretch of Halobaculum marinum DNA includes these proteins:
- a CDS encoding archaeosine biosynthesis radical SAM protein RaSEA yields the protein MSKPSPEAHERDRGMDAHNAVMRDIRAERDETYDAHEPTRVWLDEDNTPDGVKTSLTIILNTGGCRWARAGGCTMCGYVAESVEGGSVSHEALMDQIDVCLEHEAENADDPAEQIKIYTSGSFLDEREVPAESRQAIAETFGDRERIVVESLPDFVSAEKLSEFTDEGLETDVAVGLETATDRVRHDCVNKYFAFSDFEDACAEAADAGAGVKAYLLMKPPFLAESEALEDMVSSIERCAEVDNCHTVSMNPCNVQRYTMVDELHFRGGYRPPWLWSVAAVLERTADADAIVVSDPVGAGSDRGAHNCGECDDRVQTAIKDFDLRQDPSVFEQVSCECERTWELVLDEETAYSQPLTR from the coding sequence ATGAGCAAGCCGAGCCCCGAGGCCCACGAGCGCGACCGGGGGATGGACGCGCACAACGCGGTGATGCGCGACATCCGGGCCGAGCGCGACGAGACGTACGACGCCCACGAGCCGACCCGCGTGTGGCTCGACGAGGACAACACGCCCGACGGCGTCAAGACCAGCCTCACGATCATCCTCAACACCGGCGGCTGCCGGTGGGCCCGCGCCGGCGGCTGTACCATGTGCGGCTACGTCGCCGAGTCCGTCGAGGGCGGCAGCGTCTCCCACGAGGCGCTGATGGACCAGATCGACGTGTGTCTGGAGCACGAGGCGGAGAACGCTGACGACCCCGCCGAGCAGATCAAGATCTACACCTCCGGCTCCTTCCTCGACGAGCGCGAAGTGCCCGCCGAGAGCCGGCAGGCCATCGCCGAGACGTTCGGCGACCGCGAGCGCATCGTCGTCGAGTCGCTCCCCGACTTCGTCTCCGCCGAGAAACTCTCGGAGTTCACCGACGAGGGACTGGAGACAGACGTGGCCGTCGGCCTGGAGACGGCGACCGACCGCGTCCGCCACGACTGCGTGAACAAGTACTTCGCCTTCTCGGACTTCGAAGACGCCTGCGCGGAGGCCGCCGACGCCGGCGCCGGCGTGAAGGCGTACCTCCTGATGAAGCCCCCGTTCCTCGCGGAGTCGGAGGCGCTCGAGGACATGGTGTCCTCTATCGAACGCTGTGCGGAGGTAGACAACTGCCACACGGTGTCGATGAACCCGTGCAACGTCCAGCGCTACACGATGGTCGACGAACTCCACTTCCGCGGGGGGTACCGCCCGCCGTGGCTGTGGTCGGTCGCCGCCGTCCTCGAACGGACCGCCGACGCCGACGCCATCGTCGTCTCCGACCCCGTCGGTGCCGGGTCCGACCGCGGCGCGCACAACTGCGGCGAGTGCGACGACCGCGTCCAGACCGCGATCAAGGACTTCGACCTCCGGCAGGACCCCTCGGTGTTCGAGCAGGTGTCCTGCGAGTGCGAGCGGACGTGGGAGTTGGTGCTCGACGAAGAGACCGCCTACAGTCAGCCGCTCACCCGCTGA